One genomic window of Cannabis sativa cultivar Pink pepper isolate KNU-18-1 chromosome 2, ASM2916894v1, whole genome shotgun sequence includes the following:
- the LOC133034617 gene encoding pentatricopeptide repeat-containing protein At1g02060, chloroplastic isoform X2, with amino-acid sequence MSRLINSNPWSSELESSLSKLSPSFSKTTVIQILNLVKNPSKALQFFKWVQQKGFSHTDHSYFLMLEILGSSRNLNAARNFLLSIEKKSNGFVKLEDRFFNSLIRNYGRAGLFQESFKLFTTMKSLGISPSVVSFNNLFSILLKRGRTNLAKNLFDEMLSTYGVTPDAFTFNILINGFCMNSMVDEGFRFFKDMARFQCEPDVITYNTLVDGLCRAGKVDIARNVVKGMSKKSLDLNPNVITYTTLIRGYCMKREIDEALVVLEEMTSQGLKPNRITYNTLIKGLGEAQRLDKIKEILERTMRDGEFVPDTCTFNTLMHKHCQAGNLDEALKVFGKMSELKVLQDSATYSVLIRSLCQRGEYDRAEELFDELSEKEILLDDAGCKPLAAAYNLVFEHLCKNGKTIKAEGVFRQLMRRGTQDPTSFKILIMGHCKEGTFEAGYELLVLMLRRDFVPDAEIYESLINGLLQKDKPILAKLTLEKMLRSSHFPRTSVFHAILAELIENRCARDSASFVMLMLERKIRQNITLSTNLISLLFGNGQGDKAFEILKLLYENDYSVKIEELVSLLCQKSKLLEACKVLKFSLQKDQSVDIELFNSVLSGLSKVKKAKEAFSLYYELVEKGVQHQQLTCLEDLKSALEVSGQSAEADFVSKRMPR; translated from the coding sequence ATGTCAAGACTCATAAACTCAAACCCATGGTCAAGTGAGCTTGAATCTTCTCTCTCTaaactctctccctctttttcCAAGACAACTGTTATTCAAATTCTCAATCTTGTGAAAAACCCATCtaaagctcttcaatttttcaagTGGGTTCAACAAAAAGGTTTCTCTCATACTGACCATTCATACTTTTTGATGTTGGAAATTTTGGGTAGTAGTCGAAATTTGAATGCTGCAAGGAATTTTTTACTTTCAATTGAGAAAAAGTCTAATGGGTTTGTTAAGCTTGAAGATCGTTTCTTTAATAGCTTGATTAGGAATTATGGCAGAGCTGGATTGTTTCAGGAGTCTTTTAAGCTTTTCACTACTATGAAATCACTTGGTATTTCTCCTTCTGTTGTTAGTTTTAACAATCTCTTTTCGATTTTGCTTAAACGTGGTAGAACTAATTTGGCTAAGAATTTGTTTGATGAAATGCTTAGCACTTATGGTGTTACACCAGATGCATTTACTTTCAATATTTTGATTAATGGGTTCTGTATGAACTCCATGGTTGATGAGGGTTTTCGGTTTTTCAAAGACATGGCTCGGTTTCAATGCGAACCGGATGTCATTACTTATAATACATTGGTTGATGGATTGTGTAGAGCTGGGAAAGTCGATATTGCTCGAAATGTAGTGAAGGGTATGAGTAAGAAGAGTTTGGATTTGAATCCAAATGTTATTACTTATACAACTTTGATTAGGGGGTATTGTATGAAACGAGAGATTGATGAGGCTTTGGTTGTTTTGGAGGAAATGACTAGTCAAGGGTTGAAACCGAATAGAATTACATACAATACTTTAATCAAGGGCCTCGGTGAAGCGCAGAGGCTTGATAAGATAAAAGAGATTTTGGAAAGAACAATGAGAGATGGTGAGTTTGTTCCCGATACATGTACGTTCAATACATTGATGCACAAACATTGCCAAGCGGGAAATTTGGATGAAGCCTTGAAGGTTTTTGGGAAGATGTCGGAGTTAAAGGTTCTGCAAGATTCAGCTACTTATAGTGTTTTGATTCGTAGTTTATGTCAACGAGGGGAGTATGATAGAGCGGAGGAATTGTTTGATGAGTTATCGGAGAAGGAAATTTTGCTCGATGATGCTGGTTGTAAACCTCTTGCTGCTGCTTATAACCTTGTGTTTGAGCATTTATGTAAAAATGGTAAAACTATAAAGGCCGAGGGAGTTTTTAGGCAGTTGATGAGAAGAGGTACTCAAGATCCGACATcgtttaagattttgattatggGGCATTGTAAGGAAGGTACTTTTGAAGCTGGATATGAACTCTTAGTCTTGATGTTAAGAAGAGATTTTGTGCCTGACGCTGAGATCTACGAATCTTTAATCAATGGTCTCTTGCAGAAGGATAAACCTATTCTTGCAAAGCTTACTCTAGAAAAGATGTTGAGGAGCTCCCATTTCCCTAGAACATCTGTTTTCCATGCTATACTTGCTGAGCTAATTGAAAACCGATGTGCTCGGGATTCTGCTAGTTTTGTTATGTTAATGTTGGAGAGAAAAATTAGACAAAATATCACTCTCTCAACGAATCTTATATCACTGCTTTTTGGTAATGGGCAAGGAGATAAAGCATTTGAGATTTTAAAGTTGCTTTATGAAAACGATTACTCTGTTAAAATCGAAGAGTTGGTCAGTTTACTTTGCCAGAAAAGTAAGTTGTTAGAGGCTTGCAAGGTATTGAAATTTAGTTTGCAGAAGGATCAAAGTGTCGATATTGAATTGTTTAATAGTGTTCTTAGTGGCCTGAGTAAAGTAAAAAAGGCTAAGGAAGCCTTTAGTTTATACTATGAATTGGTAGAGAAAGGAGTTCAGCATCAGCAGTTGACTTGCTTAGAGGATTTAAAATCTGCTTTGGAGGTCTCGGGACAATCAGCTGAAGCCGACTTTGTTTCGAAAAGGATGCCAAGGTAG
- the LOC133034617 gene encoding pentatricopeptide repeat-containing protein At1g02060, chloroplastic isoform X1 produces the protein MAPKFITRTISMAVTRNHLFTPIYSSAIALPRRYCSSSSETINPSKNEDKPKSSSLSSSSKNKKGKATAMSRLINSNPWSSELESSLSKLSPSFSKTTVIQILNLVKNPSKALQFFKWVQQKGFSHTDHSYFLMLEILGSSRNLNAARNFLLSIEKKSNGFVKLEDRFFNSLIRNYGRAGLFQESFKLFTTMKSLGISPSVVSFNNLFSILLKRGRTNLAKNLFDEMLSTYGVTPDAFTFNILINGFCMNSMVDEGFRFFKDMARFQCEPDVITYNTLVDGLCRAGKVDIARNVVKGMSKKSLDLNPNVITYTTLIRGYCMKREIDEALVVLEEMTSQGLKPNRITYNTLIKGLGEAQRLDKIKEILERTMRDGEFVPDTCTFNTLMHKHCQAGNLDEALKVFGKMSELKVLQDSATYSVLIRSLCQRGEYDRAEELFDELSEKEILLDDAGCKPLAAAYNLVFEHLCKNGKTIKAEGVFRQLMRRGTQDPTSFKILIMGHCKEGTFEAGYELLVLMLRRDFVPDAEIYESLINGLLQKDKPILAKLTLEKMLRSSHFPRTSVFHAILAELIENRCARDSASFVMLMLERKIRQNITLSTNLISLLFGNGQGDKAFEILKLLYENDYSVKIEELVSLLCQKSKLLEACKVLKFSLQKDQSVDIELFNSVLSGLSKVKKAKEAFSLYYELVEKGVQHQQLTCLEDLKSALEVSGQSAEADFVSKRMPR, from the exons ATGGCCCCCAAATTCATCACTCGGACAATATCAATGGCGGTTACACGAAACCACCTCTTCACTCCCATTTACAGCTCTGCAATTGCTTTACCTCGTAG gtattgttcttcttcttctgaaaCTATAAACCCTAGCAAAAATGAAGATAAACCCAAgtcatcatcattatcatcatcttcCAAGAATAAGAAGGGGAAAGCTACAGCAATGTCAAGACTCATAAACTCAAACCCATGGTCAAGTGAGCTTGAATCTTCTCTCTCTaaactctctccctctttttcCAAGACAACTGTTATTCAAATTCTCAATCTTGTGAAAAACCCATCtaaagctcttcaatttttcaagTGGGTTCAACAAAAAGGTTTCTCTCATACTGACCATTCATACTTTTTGATGTTGGAAATTTTGGGTAGTAGTCGAAATTTGAATGCTGCAAGGAATTTTTTACTTTCAATTGAGAAAAAGTCTAATGGGTTTGTTAAGCTTGAAGATCGTTTCTTTAATAGCTTGATTAGGAATTATGGCAGAGCTGGATTGTTTCAGGAGTCTTTTAAGCTTTTCACTACTATGAAATCACTTGGTATTTCTCCTTCTGTTGTTAGTTTTAACAATCTCTTTTCGATTTTGCTTAAACGTGGTAGAACTAATTTGGCTAAGAATTTGTTTGATGAAATGCTTAGCACTTATGGTGTTACACCAGATGCATTTACTTTCAATATTTTGATTAATGGGTTCTGTATGAACTCCATGGTTGATGAGGGTTTTCGGTTTTTCAAAGACATGGCTCGGTTTCAATGCGAACCGGATGTCATTACTTATAATACATTGGTTGATGGATTGTGTAGAGCTGGGAAAGTCGATATTGCTCGAAATGTAGTGAAGGGTATGAGTAAGAAGAGTTTGGATTTGAATCCAAATGTTATTACTTATACAACTTTGATTAGGGGGTATTGTATGAAACGAGAGATTGATGAGGCTTTGGTTGTTTTGGAGGAAATGACTAGTCAAGGGTTGAAACCGAATAGAATTACATACAATACTTTAATCAAGGGCCTCGGTGAAGCGCAGAGGCTTGATAAGATAAAAGAGATTTTGGAAAGAACAATGAGAGATGGTGAGTTTGTTCCCGATACATGTACGTTCAATACATTGATGCACAAACATTGCCAAGCGGGAAATTTGGATGAAGCCTTGAAGGTTTTTGGGAAGATGTCGGAGTTAAAGGTTCTGCAAGATTCAGCTACTTATAGTGTTTTGATTCGTAGTTTATGTCAACGAGGGGAGTATGATAGAGCGGAGGAATTGTTTGATGAGTTATCGGAGAAGGAAATTTTGCTCGATGATGCTGGTTGTAAACCTCTTGCTGCTGCTTATAACCTTGTGTTTGAGCATTTATGTAAAAATGGTAAAACTATAAAGGCCGAGGGAGTTTTTAGGCAGTTGATGAGAAGAGGTACTCAAGATCCGACATcgtttaagattttgattatggGGCATTGTAAGGAAGGTACTTTTGAAGCTGGATATGAACTCTTAGTCTTGATGTTAAGAAGAGATTTTGTGCCTGACGCTGAGATCTACGAATCTTTAATCAATGGTCTCTTGCAGAAGGATAAACCTATTCTTGCAAAGCTTACTCTAGAAAAGATGTTGAGGAGCTCCCATTTCCCTAGAACATCTGTTTTCCATGCTATACTTGCTGAGCTAATTGAAAACCGATGTGCTCGGGATTCTGCTAGTTTTGTTATGTTAATGTTGGAGAGAAAAATTAGACAAAATATCACTCTCTCAACGAATCTTATATCACTGCTTTTTGGTAATGGGCAAGGAGATAAAGCATTTGAGATTTTAAAGTTGCTTTATGAAAACGATTACTCTGTTAAAATCGAAGAGTTGGTCAGTTTACTTTGCCAGAAAAGTAAGTTGTTAGAGGCTTGCAAGGTATTGAAATTTAGTTTGCAGAAGGATCAAAGTGTCGATATTGAATTGTTTAATAGTGTTCTTAGTGGCCTGAGTAAAGTAAAAAAGGCTAAGGAAGCCTTTAGTTTATACTATGAATTGGTAGAGAAAGGAGTTCAGCATCAGCAGTTGACTTGCTTAGAGGATTTAAAATCTGCTTTGGAGGTCTCGGGACAATCAGCTGAAGCCGACTTTGTTTCGAAAAGGATGCCAAGGTAG
- the LOC133034616 gene encoding protein ECERIFERUM 16-like, protein MDAKSLAKSKRAHSQQHSKKHHPNQKLKSPSTDAVGAANKPSLKQVREKNLQSKAASALPSNWDRYSEENDSGLEDISKKNPDVVLPKSKGADYRNLIFEAESQSQSTLYSDSFLSVDDVLAGEFREAVGSLLSVKGEGILAWSGDDNFVVEDKSRMQPEASFISLNLHRLDEQLAKIDLSQRLFIEADLLPSELRATEISEASSSRESDQIPATNDRSALKQISEDLIDSLANIAEVKASASLHPSLGFCDSSKQIDVAKCNHQREVSEFTARNTVNSQVAVAEAELDMLLDSLTSVEILDSTRLSSAHPIEEASAAKFQLPKKNLEDDLDDLLNQTSGLMNRSNNLFEFKGGKSDNFIQCNVSQSQAGTKSEALDDFDAWMDTI, encoded by the exons ATGGATGCAAAATCTTTGGCAAAGTCGAAAAGAGCTCATTCTCAGCAGCATAGTAAGAAACATCATCCCAATCAGAAGTTGAAATCTCCATCAACTGATGCTGTTGGAGCGGCAAACAAACCGTCTCTTAAACAAGTTAGAGAGAAAAACCTTCAGTCTAAGGCTGCATCTGCACTACCTTCCAATTGGGATCGATACAGTGAAGAGAATGATTCTGGTTTAGAAGACATATCAAAGAAAAACCCAGATGTTGTTTTACCAAAATCCAAAGGCGCAGACTACcgtaacttaatttttgaggcAGAGTCTCAATCTCAATCGACTCTTTATTCGGATTCCTTCCTGTCTGTTGATGATGTTCTTGCTG GTGAATTTAGAGAAGCAGTTGGATCTTTGCTTTCAGTCAAGGGAGAGGGCATCTTGGCATGGTCTGGAGATGATAATTTTGTTGTGGAGGATAAATCAAGGATGCAACCTGAg gcatcatttatctcgttgAATCTGCACCGTCTTGATGAACAACTCGCGAAAATTGACTTGTCGCAGAGACTTTTCATCGAAGCAGATCTATTACCATCAGAACTG CGTGCAACGGAGATATCAGAAGCAAGCAGTTCTCGGGAAAGTGACCAAATTCCTGCAACCAATGATCGTTCAGCACTGAAACAAATATCTGAAGATTTAATTGATTCTTTGGCGAATATTGCTGAGGTTAAAGCATCTGCCAGTCTTCACCCGTCTCTGGGATTTTGTGATTCATCAAAACAGATTGATGTTGCCAAATGCAATCATCAACGCGAAGTCTCTGAATTCACAGCACGAAACACTGTAAATTCCCAGGTAGCAGTGGCAGAGGCAGAGCTCGATATGCTTCTTGACTCACTAACTAGCGTAGAGATTCTCGATTCAACTCGTTTAAGTTCAGCTCACCCCATAGAAGAAGCATCTGCAGCCAAGTTTCAACTTCCGAAAAAGAACCTGGAAGATGACCTAGATGACCTACTTAATCAGACGTCCGGTTTGATGAACCGAAGCaataatttatttgaatttaagggAGGAAAGAGTGACAATTTTATTCAATGTAATGTCTCTCAGTCTCAGGCTGGAACCAAGTCTGAAGCATTGGATGACTTTGATGCTTGGATGGATACGATTTGA
- the LOC115721248 gene encoding U-box domain-containing protein 11-like, which translates to MSSTVYDKIVKCVSEAQSDNYDAQERALQALASITKVSPQNRNLVAQSELGAIQALLNLIKSSSSSTIQVLSLAILFNLSLNPGLKRSLASMETISHLNSIIASLETISQELGKLASSLVCSLAMNDKNKAKFGVAGTVELLIEAISLGSNHDQHGIGMSLMAKHHLLSSLAELVQFHGNSTLAVRSGVVQTLMDVVESDEGEELSGTCVAVLCLVAKFDEGLNEIKTTQWIVSRMVNVVKGRCMMSKEGATEILIRLFDESEECVRDAMRLPEFLTILADLSVRGSTKAREKASLLMKKMTEVDLDFGLDSYHPM; encoded by the coding sequence ATGTCATCAACTGTGTATGATAAAATTGTTAAGTGTGTCTCTGAAGCTCAATCTGATAACTATGATGCCCAAGAGAGGGCTCTCCAAGCTCTTGCTTCCATCACCAAGGTCAGCCCTCAAAATAGGAACTTGGTAGCTCAATCAGAATTAGGAGCAATACAAGCCTTACTCAACCTCATCAAGTCTTCCTCCTCTTCCACCATCCAAGTTCTTTCTTTGGCCATTCTCTTTAACCTCTCCTTAAACCCCGGCCTAAAAAGATCTTTGGCAAGTATGGAAACAATTTCCCACCTCAATTCCATAATTGCCTCATTGGAAACAATTTCACAAGAATTAGGCAAACTAGCTTCCTCCTTAGTGTGTAGTTTGGCAATGAATGACAAGAACAAGGCCAAGTTTGGAGTGGCGGGTACGGTTGAGTTGCTCATTGAGGCTATTTCATTAGGATCAAATCATGACCAACATGGTATTGGTATGTCACTAATGGCAAAGCATCACTTGCTCAGCTCCCTCGCGGAGCTTGTGCAGTTCCATGGGAACTCTACACTTGCAGTGCGATCGGGAGTTGTACAAACCCTCATGGATGTTGTTGAGAGCGATGAAGGGGAAGAGCTTTCGGGAACTTGTGTGGCTGTGCTATGTTTGGTAGCTAAGTTTGATGAGggattgaatgaaattaaaacAACACAATGGATAGTTAGTAGAATGGTGAATGTGGTGAAAGGGAGATGCATGATGAGTAAGGAAGGAGCGACGGAGATACTTATTCGGTTATTTGATGAAAGTGAAGAGTGTGTGAGAGATGCCATGAGGTTGCCTGAGTTCTTAACTATCTTGGCGGATCTTTCGGTTAGAGGATCAACCAAAGCTAGAGAGAAAGCTTCTTTGTTAATGAAGAAAATGACTGAGGTAGACTTAGACTTTGGATTGGATTCCTATCATCCTATGTAG
- the LOC115720883 gene encoding F-box/FBD/LRR-repeat protein At2g26030 isoform X2 codes for MSSCYSSQSKDGFQLMDNNGIKKRLKSSSSSSSSSSSSMVGCDDRISKLPDSMIFHILSFLPTEEMVRTCLLSKRWKLIWYSVPTLFFSNTTADEIGLEKFWNYVENFLEHRKKAYMLVDVRLSFGPKI; via the exons ATGTCTAGCTGTTACAGTTCACAATCCAAAGATGGATTTCAACTTATGGATAACAATGGCATCAAGAAAAGGCttaaatcatcatcatcatcatcatcatcatcatcatcatcaatggTGGGTTGTGATGACAGAATTTCGAAACTTCCTGATTCAATGATCTTTCACATTCTATCGTTTCTCCCAACTGAAGAAATGGTCCGGACATGCCTTCTTTCTAAGCGTTGGAAGCTCATCTGGTATTCAGTTCCAACACTCTTTTTCTCCAATACTACTGCCGATGAAATTGGCTTAGAAAAGTTTTGGAATTATGTCGAAAATTTTTTGGAACACCGCAAGAAAG CCTACATGCTAGTAGATGTCAG GCTCTCATTTGGCCCGAAAATTTGA
- the LOC133033969 gene encoding uncharacterized protein LOC133033969, translating to MSYPEETIVGNTIYQIIPYHFELNPRGQESHNACLFTIKLNVKFTLAIDTLAIDGEESYLFDDDVENPYVVVQCVGRISYDTLMNNNDTQTQVTIQDMLVAIQDMLVEVLLPPLSFLADEVIDCSREMMNNIDYYNSNEEVGVDVHIIIYVDELPQLYLDDNDEYDINDLPICFVAASEESIKKLEKVEVKDNPIFCSICLEDVLIGLEATKLPCTHAYHGECIVEWLQISKFCPNCRVEII from the coding sequence ATGAGTTATCCAGAAGAAACTATTGTTGGTAATACCATTTACCAAATAATAccatatcattttgaattaaatccAAGAGGACAAGAATCACATAATGCTTGTCTCTTTACCATTAAATTAAATGTCAAGTTCACTCTTGCTATAGATACTCTTGCTATAGATGGTGAAGAATCTTATTTATTCGATGATGATGTAGAAAACCCATATGTTGTTGTACAATGTGTTGGTCGAATTTCGTATGATACATTGATGAACAACAACGATACTCAAACCCAAGTTACCATTCAAGACATGCTTGTTGCCATTCAAGACATGCTTGTTGAAGTCTTACTTcctcctctctcttttcttgctGATGAAGTTATTGATTGCAGTAGAGAGATGATGAACAACATAGATTATTATAATTCAAATGAAGAAGTCGGTGTTGATGTTcatattataatttatgttgatgaacTACCTCAACTTTATTTGGATGATAATGATGAATATGATATCAATGATCTTCCTATCTGTTTTGTGGCGGCAAGTGAAGagtcaattaaaaaattagaaaaagtgGAGGTAAAAGATAATCCAATTTTTTGTTCCATTTGTTTGGAGGATGTTTTGATTGGTTTGGAAGCTACTAAATTACCATGCACTCACGCGTATCATGGAGAATGTATTGTTGAGTGGCTACAAATTAGTAAATTTTGTCCTAATTGTAGAGTTGAAATAATTTAA
- the LOC115720883 gene encoding F-box/LRR-repeat protein At3g26922 isoform X1, with product MSSCYSSQSKDGFQLMDNNGIKKRLKSSSSSSSSSSSSMVGCDDRISKLPDSMIFHILSFLPTEEMVRTCLLSKRWKLIWYSVPTLFFSNTTADEIGLEKFWNYVENFLEHRKKGTYFMGDSDVTSFKLMIKSGFFRRIKAGLLDKWLGFAVENKVKEMYLSIGQENFEESNSYCLPKILDNARYLTILELDRVKLDSSHSFTFPYLKTLSLERIHQSDTSKDDVVFKFLLGCSCLEKLRLHRYKFLNIDGKLPLQSLSLKFLEVKDSANVDGLKVEAINLESLVITGTSVYNMIHSACKKIRNLSLDDTSYDFELLLRTLIDNNPLLENLTLSTCYTYDFLFKISGEHLKSFNFKNRCLFESKITIESTPKLAYFCYEGTIDLSLSIEPSNSLSGKIVIHEGGHYVFCGYDAAWFTDMLNFLLNLNCSWNIVSLHASRCQALIWPENLKRVCRSPLLNWKHLRVITKDSDPERISDLKDSMMWISPSLETLSINKMQIF from the exons ATGTCTAGCTGTTACAGTTCACAATCCAAAGATGGATTTCAACTTATGGATAACAATGGCATCAAGAAAAGGCttaaatcatcatcatcatcatcatcatcatcatcatcatcaatggTGGGTTGTGATGACAGAATTTCGAAACTTCCTGATTCAATGATCTTTCACATTCTATCGTTTCTCCCAACTGAAGAAATGGTCCGGACATGCCTTCTTTCTAAGCGTTGGAAGCTCATCTGGTATTCAGTTCCAACACTCTTTTTCTCCAATACTACTGCCGATGAAATTGGCTTAGAAAAGTTTTGGAATTATGTCGAAAATTTTTTGGAACACCGCAAGAAAGGTACGTACTTTATGGGCGATTCAGATGTAACTAGTTTTAAGCTTATGATTAAGAGTGGTTTCTTTCGAAGAATTAAGGCTGGTTTACTAGATAAATGGTTAGGTTTTGCAGTTGAGAATAAGGTTAAGGAAATGTATCTATCCATAGGCCAAGAGAATTTTGAAGAAAGTAATAGCTATTGCTTACCTAAAATACTAGACAATGCAAGATATTTGACTATTTTGGAGTTGGATAGGGTAAAGTTGGACTCTTCTCATTCATTTACCTTTCCATACTTAAAGACTTTGTCATTGGAAAGAATTCATCAATCTGATACTTCAAAAGATGATGTGGTGTTTAAGTTTTTGTTGGGTTGTTCTTGTCTTGAGAAATTGCGGTTACatagatataaattcttgaacaTTGATGGTAAGCTCCCATTGCAAAGTTTAAGCCTCAAGTTCTTGGAAGTGAAAGATTCAGCAAATGTTGATGGCTTAAAAGTTGAAGCCATAAATCTTGAATCTTTGGTAATAACTGGAACTTCTGTGTACAATATGATTCACTCTgcttgtaagaaaattagaaatcTGTCATTAGATGATACTAGTTATGATTTCGAGCTTTTATTACGTACTCTTATTGATAATAATCCACTTCTTGAGAATTTGACTTTGAGCACTTGCTATACATATGACTTTCTTTTCAAAATCTCGGGTGAACACTTGAAAAGTTTCAATTTTAAGAATCGTTGCTTATTTGAGAGCAAGATTACAATTGAATCAACTCCGAAATTAGCATATTTTTGTTACGAAGGTACTATCGATCTAAGCCTATCAATAGAGCCGTCTAATTCCTTGAGTGGAAAAATTGTGATACATGAGGGGGGCCATTATGTATTTTGTGGCTATGATGCAGCTTGGTTTACTGATATGTTGAATTTTCTTTTGAATCTCAATTGCTCTTGGAATATTGTAAGCCTACATGCTAGTAGATGTCAG GCTCTCATTTGGCCCGAAAATTTGAAGAGGGTATGTCGTTCGCCATTGCTCAATTGGAAGCATCTCAGAGTTATTACTAAAGATAGTGATCCTGAAAGAATATCAGATTTGAAGGACTCGATGATGTGGATTTCACCATCCTTAGAAACATTGTCTATTAACAAAATGCAGATATTTTAG